A stretch of Acidimicrobiales bacterium DNA encodes these proteins:
- a CDS encoding enoyl-CoA hydratase encodes MTDARTDLILIDKPRPHTTVITMNRPERMNSMAFELMVPLHEAFEEVGADNDTHTVVLTGTGRGFCSGADTSNEGGPPPNIAGLTMTRIATKAMSVLADLVPAMQRMPQPVICAINGAAIGGGMCLTLGADIRLAGEGAYFRAAGINNGLTATELGLSFLLPKAIGSSRAMEIMLSGRDVDAHEAANIGLVSRVVPDEDLLTEALDLADQINGWSTQGTQLTKRTMWAGLEMGSLRAAIEMETHTQLYVRLTTKNFEEAVRARKEGRPPAFED; translated from the coding sequence ATGACTGACGCAAGAACCGACCTCATCCTGATCGACAAACCGCGGCCCCACACCACGGTCATCACCATGAATCGGCCCGAGCGGATGAACTCGATGGCGTTCGAGTTGATGGTGCCCCTGCACGAGGCCTTCGAGGAAGTGGGCGCCGACAACGACACCCACACGGTCGTGCTCACCGGCACCGGCCGCGGCTTCTGCTCCGGCGCCGACACGAGCAACGAGGGCGGCCCTCCCCCCAACATCGCCGGGTTGACGATGACCCGCATCGCGACGAAGGCGATGTCGGTGCTCGCCGACCTCGTCCCCGCGATGCAGCGGATGCCGCAGCCGGTCATCTGTGCGATCAACGGGGCGGCGATCGGCGGCGGGATGTGTCTCACGCTCGGCGCCGACATCCGCCTCGCCGGCGAGGGCGCCTACTTCCGCGCCGCCGGCATCAACAACGGCCTCACCGCCACCGAGCTCGGTCTCAGCTTCCTGCTCCCCAAGGCGATCGGCTCGTCGCGGGCGATGGAGATCATGCTGTCGGGTCGTGACGTCGACGCCCACGAGGCGGCGAACATCGGCCTCGTGTCGCGCGTCGTCCCCGACGAGGACCTGCTGACCGAAGCCCTCGACCTCGCGGACCAGATCAACGGCTGGAGCACCCAGGGCACCCAGCTCACGAAGCGCACGATGTGGGCCGGCCTGGAGATGGGCAGCCTCCGGGCCGCCATCGAGATGGAGACCCACACCCAGCTCTACGTGCGGCTGACCACCAAGAACTTCGAGGAAGCCGTGCGAGCCCGCAAGGAAGGCCGTCCCCCGGCCTTCGAGGACTGA